One window of bacterium genomic DNA carries:
- a CDS encoding glucosamine-6-phosphate deaminase — MRIVILKNTDEVSEWTANYLVERINRFEPGPERPFVLGLPTGSSPIGTYRELVRLHQQGQISFKNVVTYNMDEYVNLPEDHPESYHYYMRRHLFDHIDIPDENIHILDGNAPDLDAECRRYEESIKQHGGIELFLGGIGPDGHIAFNEPASSLVSRTRVKTLTYETIAANARFFGGDMEKVPRMALTVGVGTVMDARQVLLIITGYSKARALRQVVEEGVSHMWTVSMMQLHPHCIIVCDDDATMELRVATVKYFKDLEKIAAGVQSDFSR; from the coding sequence ATGAGAATCGTCATTTTAAAAAATACGGATGAAGTCAGCGAATGGACCGCCAACTATCTGGTTGAGCGCATCAACCGGTTCGAGCCGGGGCCGGAGCGGCCGTTTGTATTGGGATTGCCCACCGGCAGCTCTCCCATCGGCACCTATCGCGAATTGGTCCGGCTCCATCAACAGGGACAGATTTCCTTCAAAAACGTCGTCACCTATAATATGGATGAATATGTCAATCTGCCCGAGGATCACCCGGAAAGCTACCATTATTACATGCGCCGGCATCTTTTCGATCACATCGACATTCCGGACGAGAACATCCACATTCTGGACGGCAATGCGCCGGATCTCGATGCAGAGTGCCGGCGTTACGAAGAGAGCATCAAGCAGCATGGCGGCATCGAGCTTTTTCTCGGCGGCATCGGGCCTGACGGACATATCGCCTTCAACGAACCCGCCTCATCCTTGGTCTCGCGCACGCGGGTTAAAACCCTCACCTACGAGACTATTGCGGCCAACGCCCGGTTTTTCGGTGGGGATATGGAAAAGGTTCCACGCATGGCCTTGACCGTGGGCGTCGGCACGGTCATGGATGCGCGCCAGGTGCTGTTGATCATCACCGGGTACAGCAAAGCGCGGGCGCTGCGCCAGGTGGTGGAGGAAGGCGTGAGCCATATGTGGACGGTCTCCATGATGCAGTTGCATCCGCACTGCATTATTGTGTGTGATGATGACGCCACCATGGAGCTGCGGGTGGCCACGGTCAAGTACTTTAAGGATCTTGAAAAAATCGCCGCCGGGGTTCAGTCCGATTTTTCAAGGTGA